A genomic region of Miscanthus floridulus cultivar M001 chromosome 3, ASM1932011v1, whole genome shotgun sequence contains the following coding sequences:
- the LOC136541332 gene encoding glutamate--glyoxylate aminotransferase 2-like, with the protein MARKPLDYEELNENVKKVRYAVRGELYLRASELQKEGKKIIFTNVGNPHALGQKPLTFGRQVVALCQAPFLLDDPHVGLMFPADAIARAKHYLAMTPGGLGAYSDSRGIPGIRKEVADFIHKRDGYPTDPELIYLTDGASQGVMQILNTIIRNERDGILVPVPQYPLYSASISLYGGSLVPYYLEEEANWSLDFVNIRQTVAEARSKGITVRAMVIINPGNPTGQCLSEANIKEVLQFCYHENLVLLADEVYQQNIFQDERPFISARKVMFDMGPPLSRELQLVSFHTVSKGNWGECGQRGGYFEMTNLPPKTVDEIYKVASISLSPNVPGQIFMGVMINPPKPGDVSYPKFTAESKYVHESLRRRARMMTDGFNSCRNVVCNFTEGAMYSFPQIRLPPRAIEAAKRAGKAPDVFYCLKLLEATGISTVPGSGFGQKEGVFHLRTTILPAEEDFPAIMSSFKKFNDSFMEQYEGYSRM; encoded by the exons ATGGCGAGGAAGCCGCTGGACTACGAGGAGCTGAACGAGAACGTCAAGAAGGTGCGGTACGCGGTGCGCGGGGAGCTCTACCTCCGCGCCTCCGAGCTCCAGAAGGAGGGCAAGAAGATCATCTTCACCAACGTCGGCAACCCGCACGCCCTCGGCCAGAAGCCGCTCACCTTCGGGCGCCAG GTGGTGGCGCTGTGCCAGGCTCCGTTCCTCCTCGATGATCCCCACGTCGGCCTCATGTTCCCGGCGGATGCCATCGCTAGGGCCAAGCACTATCTCGCCATGACGCCGGGCGGTCTAG GTGCGTACAGTGATTCCCGTGGTATCCCTGGAATTAGGAAGGAAGTTGCTGACTTCATCCACAAGCGCGATGGATATCCGAC TGATCCAGAACTCATTTACCTGACAGATGGTGCCAGCCAAGGTGTGATGCAAATACTGAACACCATCATCAGAAACGAGAGGGATGGG ATCTTGGTCCCTGTTCCTCAATACCCACTTTATTCTGCTTCCATTTCCCTCTATGGTGGTTCTCTGGTCCCGTACTACTTGGAAGAAGAGGCTAACTGGAGCCTTGACTTTGTAAATATCCGACAAACAGTGGCGGAGGCACGGTCAAAgggaatcaca GTTCGAGCAATGGTGATTATAAATCCAGGAAATCCCACTGGCCAATGCCTTAGTGAAGCGAATATAAAGGAAGTTCTGCAATTTTGCTACCATGAAAACTTAGTTCTGCTTGCAGATGAAGTGTATCAGCAGAACATTTTTCAAGATGAGCGCCCATTTATAAGCGCAAGAAAG GTTATGTTCGACATGGGTCCGCCACTAAGCAGGGAGCTTCAGCTTGTTTCTTTCCACACTGTGTCCAAAGGGAACTGGGGAGAGTGTGGACAACGTGGTGGATACTTTGAAATGACAAATCTTCCTCCAAAG ACAGTAGATGAGATCTACAAGGTTGCATCAATATCACTGAGTCCAAATGTTCCTGGGCAAATTTTT ATGGGAGTAATGATTAACCCTCCTAAACCTGGAGATGTCTCATACCCCAAGTTCACTGCTGAAAG CAAGTACGTCCATGAATCTTTGAGGAGGAGAGCACGCATGATGACAGATGGTTTCAACAGTTGCCGAAATGTCGTGTGCAATTTCACAGAAG GAGCTATGTACTCTTTCCCCCAAATACGGCTGCCACCAAGAGCGATTGAGGCGGCAAAAAGAGCCGGCAAAGCACCAGACGTTTTCTACTGCCTCAAGCTCCTGGAGGCAACAGGAATTTCCACTGTTCCAGGCTCTGGTTTTGGGCAAAAGGAAGG GGTGTTCCACCTTCGGACAACTATCCTTCCAGCAGAGGAAGACTTCCCTGCCATCATGTCGAGCTTCAAGAAGTTCAACGACTCATTCATGGAGCAATACGAGGGCTACTCCAGGATGTGA